Proteins from one Porites lutea chromosome 3, jaPorLute2.1, whole genome shotgun sequence genomic window:
- the LOC140929275 gene encoding metabotropic glutamate receptor 7-like — protein sequence MLILQMMLVPLVFCHDHQTHNKAKAYQEGDVILGGLFPVHLYCPDSCNYSCGDLRSRDIVYFTQAMIFAIDEANNNSFILPGISLGFDILDYCSKDVIALEEASNFFPSCSKAPLPPIVGVIGPYSSSVALQVSNLLGLFKVPHISYGATSPVLSDKQRFKYFARTVPSDEMRARALVDLLLHNGTLYVSVVYSDDEFGREGRKSFTKEAENRGICIGTTKALLQGDQASSFDETAIAISEKLNSRVIILFCSKRDISLLFRTIKKFGKHSYFRWVIGGDSSEMSVYLDGNDDMASNVVICSPHNEKATIFKKWTNTANLVNRNPWISEISEINTTKFRNFISHEGELSSTDAYIQSVINSVYTFVHVLDEIYKTDCKNMSNPKSCLQAKSQDGKLVLERILTISFMRKNGRKIEFDKNGDISAEYDFLKPVKEEFGRWGLTLLGRWSEKNRSGSSMVTLCKDMDILPRTSCSQSCKPGEIKIPTKACCWICNLCNNNEITTKEQMECLPCNKGFKPNVNKTKCLKQPVVSVDPSSGFILFTISFSSIGLACALLTLVMFIRWRAHPLIKASSCGLSCFLLVGIMITYGESFLNLITPDNLVCSMRGYTRLGHVMCYAVMFSKTLRVNRLFNSTLRETMNPTFVSTRSHLAIISFIVGFTLTYSTVWGFLRYQQNVSKIYTPDEVVVQCNITRLNVAITNSFYLSLLALCAVYTFKTRKLPKQFRETKGLALAIYLAATIHLIVLSIVCTMEDQNLIRGRAVILSQPLAASAIFFPVYLPKLYSVVFRKEKIVSMSKHDNSPGKGKKRSSQGFSM from the exons CAAGAGGGCGATGTTATATTGGGCGGTCTGTTTCCTGTCCATTTATACTGCCCAGATTCGTGCAATTACAGCTGTGGCGATTTGCGATCTCGCGATATAGTTTATTTTACTCAAGCTATGATATTCGCCATAGATGAAGCCAATAACAATTCTTTCATTCTCCCAGGAATCTCGCTTGGATTTGACATCCTTGATTACTGCTCCAAGGACGTCATTGCATTGGAAGAGGCGTCGAATTTTTTTCCATCTTGTTCTAAAGCTCCTCTGCCACCGATTGTTGGCGTTATAGGACCTTATTCAAGCAGCGTGGCTCTCCAGGTTTCGAATCTTCTCGGGCTATTCAAAGTGCCGCACATAAGTTACGGAGCTACCAGCCCGGTACTTAGCGACAAACAACGCTTCAAGTACTTCGCTCGTACAGTTCCTTCAGATGAAATGCGCGCCCGTGCGTTAGTTGATCTTCTACTTCACAACGGCACGCTCTATGTCTCTGTAGTTTATTCTGACGATGAATTTGGTCGCGAGGGAAGAAAATCCTTCACAAAAGAAGCAGAGAACCGCGGTATATGCATCGGAACAACAAAAGCTCTTTTACAAGGTGACCAGGCATCCAGTTTTGATGAAACAGCGATCGCTATCAGCGAGAAGTTAAATTCTAGAGTAATAATCTTGTTTTGCTCCAAGCGCGACATAAGTTTACTTTTCAGAACGATAAAAAAATTTGGGAAGCACAGTTATTTTCGATGGGTTATTGGAGGTGACTCGTCCGAAATGTCTGTGTATTTAGATGGAAACGACGACATGGCTAGCAACGTGGTAATATGTTCGCCCCACAATGAAAAGGCGACAATATTTAAGAAGTGGACAAACACAGCCAACTTGGTAAATCGTAACCCTTGGATCTCAGAAATATCAGAGATTAATACAacgaaatttcgaaattttatcAGTCACGAAGGAGAGCTATCCTCGACCGATGCTTATATTCAAAGTGTCATAAACTCTGTGTATACTTTTGTCCACGTCTTGGACGAAATCTACAAAACAGATTGCAAGAACATGTCAAATCCCAAATCCTGCCTGCAAGCAAAGTCACAGGACGGAAAATTAGTACTTGAAAGGATTCTAACCATTTCGTTCATGCGAAAAAACGGAAGAAAGATTGAATTTGATAAAAACGGCGACATTTCCGCAGAGTATGACTTTTTGAAACCAGTCAAAGAGGAATTTGGTAGATGGGGCCTTACCTTATTAGGGCGCTGGAGTGAAAAAAACCGGTCGGGTTCTTCCATGGTGACGCTGTGTAAGGACATGGACATCTTGCCCCGTACTTCATGTAGTCAGTCCTGCAAACCTGGAGAAATTAAAATACCTACCAAGGCCTGCTGTTGGATATGCAACTTGTGCAACAACAATGAGATAACCACTAAAGAACAAATGGAATGCTTGCCATGCAACAAAGGTTTTAAA CCAAATGTTAACAAAACCAAGTGTTTAAAGCAGCCAGTTGTTAGCGTGGATCCATCGTCTGGTTTCATTCTGTTTACTATTTCTTTCTCAAGTATTGGACTCGCCTGTGCATTGTTGACGCTTGTTATGTTTATTAGATGGCGGGCCCATCCACTCATCAAGGCATCTAGCTGCGGACTGAGCTGTTTTCTTCTGGTTGGGATAATGATAACTTATGGAGAGAGTTTTTTGAATCTAATAACACCAG ATAACCTAGTGTGTAGCATGAGGGGCTACACCCGCCTGGGCCACGTGATGTGTTATGCAGTTATGTTCTCTAAAACTCTGAGGGTGAATCGCCTGTTCAACTCTACTCTCCGTGAGACTATGAATCCTACATTTGTCAGCACTCGCTCGCACTTGGCCATAATAAGTTTCATTGTAGGCTTTACTCTGACTTATTCTACGGTGTGGGGATTCCTTAG ATACCAACAGAATGTGTCAAAAATCTACACACCAGATGAAGTTGTTGTGCAGTGTAACATCACGCGACTGAACGTGGCAATAACAAATTCGTTTTACTTGAGTCTACTTGCGTTGTGCGCTGTCTATACGTTCAAAACTCGCAAACTTCCCAAGCAGTTTAGAGAAACCAAAGGCTTGGCTTTGGCAATTTACTTAGCTGCCACTATTCATCTTATTGTTCTGTCCATCGTCTGCACTATGGAGGACCAGAACCTGATTCGAGGAAGAGCCGTTATTTTGAGTCAGCCATTGGCTGCTTCTGCCATATTCTTTCCGGTTTATTTACCTAAATTATACAGTGTAGTATTTCGAAAGGAAAAGATTGTTAGCATGTCAAAACACGACAATTCGCCTGGAAAAGGTAAGAAGCGCAGTTCACAAGGCTTCTCTATGTGA
- the LOC140930207 gene encoding major facilitator superfamily domain-containing protein 6-A-like: MGRILKGGYWRVNKEQLKRWLPTAYYYFFYGALGSLFPFLNLYYRAIGMDPWQIGILGGIRPLIALLFAPIWSYLANKYKIRKAILVWSLISWVAFTIPIALVPHLNASEQCVEEANSTRLSLNSSEDSNMVHFKRIKTYPLLNISLMNGLSSLYQGHQDKIKGHSLRENRKRNKPPFVKRGAEETRINNGLYYEHGSLKQTIGDSFRMSNGIKLEVSTDSKEAEKRKPFDFKSPNGPYLNKRRNPYSDTIFTELLFIAFTGEIFQSATDDLNTHFDGTFLEHLGVMYQNVIDNNIYSSIGIGLAAFATGLILRFAPKITICDVEYAEYKIAFIIFSLLMAVAVLISTKFDLSYRRRRRSFEIKESLQKLISVSNVTFLYIVVIMGILRGVLFNFVYWNIADIGGSDLVVGFTVVSQYLSDTIMSLSAPILMTYLGYIGMIYIGLASYALRFIIYSWLSTPDSAWVTPPVELLQGISHSTAWSAFLLYITNYTPASSFPTGIFLLQGLYLGVGGSIGGFVGGILIQTFDTNVAFRLFGLVSVLTCLVFIMIQPSGGDEILPSQANTILFLTDEDDYSSYSEDEIFDYNQHGVVYVPSKSASEGMLQTKKIVLPAHNSPLVPICLSLGKKQLKETK; encoded by the coding sequence ATGGGAAGAATTCTGAAAGGTGGCTACTGGAGAGTAAACAAGGAGCAACTCAAAAGATGGCTGCCAAcagcttattattattttttctacgGAGCACTGGGTTCTCTATTCCCTTTTCTAAACTTGTATTACCGGGCGATTGGAATGGATCCATGGCAAATTGGAATTCTAGGGGGAATTCGCCCATTGATAGCGTTACTTTTTGCCCCGATATGGAGTTATTTGGCCAACAAGTATAAAATCCGAAAAGCTATACTTGTCTGGTCGCTCATTAGCTGGGTTGCTTTTACTATTCCAATTGCGTTGGTGCCGCATCTTAATGCTAGTGAACAATGCGTGGAAGAGGCAAATTCCACGAGGCTAAGCCTCAACTCAAGTGAGGATTCCAACATGGTTCATTTCAAAAGGATAAAAACCTATCCGCTTTTAAATATTTCACTCATGAATGGCCTTTCGAGTTTGTACCAGGGACACCAGGATAAAATCAAAGGTCACAGTTTGCGTGAAAATAGAAAACGGAATAAACCGCCCTTTGTCAAAAGAGGTGCAGAGGAAACTAGGATAAACAATGGCCTGTATTATGAACACGGATCTTTAAAACAGACAATTGGCGATAGCTTTCGGATGTCAAACGGGATTAAACTGGAGGTCTCGACAGACAGTAAAGAAGCTGAGAAACGCAAGCCTTTTGATTTCAAATCCCCAAATGGGCCATACCtcaacaaaagaagaaatcCGTATTCGGACACAATTTTTACCGAACTGCTTTTTATTGCTTTCACAGGGGAGATTTTTCAGTCCGCAACAGATGACCTCAACACACATTTTGATGGAACGTTTCTAGAGCATTTGGGTGTTATGTACCAAAATGTGATCGACAACAACATTTACAGCTCGATCGGTATTGGACTTGCAGCATTTGCCACTGGTTTGATTCTTCGCTTTGCACCAAAAATAACAATCTGTGATGTTGAGTACGCTGAATACAAAATCGCCTTTATAATATTTTCATTACTTATGGCGGTTGCTGTGTTGATCTCGACAAAATTTGACCTCAGTTATAGAAGGCGTCGCCGCagctttgaaattaaagaatcGCTGCAGAAGCTGATTTCTGTCAGCAATGTGACTTTTCTGTATATCGTGGTAATCATGGGGATTCTCCGAGGGGTTTTGTTCAACTTTGTCTACTGGAATATCGCGGATATCGGAGGCTCTGATCTCGTCGTGGGTTTCACAGTTGTGAGTCAGTATCTCTCTGACACTATTATGTCTCTCTCAGCTCCCATTCTTATGACCTACTTGGGATATATCGGTATGATATACATTGGTCTTGCTTCATATGCCCTTCGATTCATAATCTACTCCTGGTTAAGCACCCCAGATTCCGCATGGGTTACCCCACCGGTCGAGTTACTGCAGGGTATCTCCCACTCTACAGCTTGGTCAGCCTTCCTATTGTACATCACCAACTATACTCCCGCATCCTCCTTTCCCACGGGTATTTTTCTTCTGCAGGGGTTGTATCTCGGGGTAGGAGGTAGCATCGGAGGGTTTGTCGGAGGGATTTTAATTCAAACATTTGATACAAACGTTGCATTTCGCCTGTTCGGCCTTGTGAGTGTTTTGACCTGCCTGGTGTTTATAATGATCCAACCTTCCGGAGGAGACGAGATCCTCCCGTCTCAGGCAAACACCATTTTATTTCTCACGGATGAGGATGATTATTCCAGCTACAGCGAAGATGAAATTTTCGATTACAACCAACATGGAGTTGTCTACGTTCCCTCGAAAAGCGCAAGCGAAGGAATGCTGCAAACAAAGAAGATAGTTCTTCCAGCGCATAATTCACCCCTAGTTCCCATCTGTCTTTCTCTCGGcaaaaaacaactaaaagaaACTAAGTGA